The Synchiropus splendidus isolate RoL2022-P1 chromosome 1, RoL_Sspl_1.0, whole genome shotgun sequence genome includes a window with the following:
- the mrpl43 gene encoding 39S ribosomal protein L43, mitochondrial — protein sequence MTARGTPSRFLKSVLQNGVGRYVCQLKRVSIIFSKNSHSSRGVRDFIEEGVVDFAKKNPGTVVYVSPQPVDNPRIVAEYLNGTVKEEPITSKTRPEISEILTKLINQSGLEIIRIRKPFHTDSPSIQGQWHPFTNRPASIGIITPNKQTPK from the exons ATGACAGCCAGGGGGACGCCGAGTCGCTTCCTGAAGAGCGTCCTCCAGAACGGCGTGGGTCGCTACGTCTGTCAGCTGAAACGGGTTTCCATCATCTTCTCCAAGAATTCACACAGCTCTCGGGGTGTCAG GGACTTCATCGAGGAGGGCGTGGTGGATTTTGCCAAAAAGAATCCTGGAACTGTTGTCTACGTCTCTCCTCAGCCAGTCGACAACCCCAGAATAGTTGCTGAGTATt TAAATGGAACGGTGAAAGAAGAGCCAATCACTAGCAAAACCCGACCAGAAATCTCCGAAATTCTGACCAAGCTGATCAATCAGTCCGGCCTGGAGATCATCCGCATCCGCAAACCCTTCCACACGGACAGTCCCAGCATCCAGGGCCAGTGGCACCCCTTCACCAATCGGCCCGCCTCCATTGGAATCATCACACCAAATAAACAAACTCCCAAGTGA